In one window of Massilibacterium senegalense DNA:
- a CDS encoding DUF4387 domain-containing protein: MKKQKLSDLAKVIRSKNAGPFEVTYDIMFEEIEQYEYVKRTNFFTNKNIAPLLGMTEEDILHIVFFDQAMAIKITTKRQLPSGSPGERDVYGAQAYPPLLTIEI, encoded by the coding sequence ATGAAAAAACAGAAATTGAGTGATTTAGCGAAAGTCATTCGTAGTAAAAATGCAGGTCCCTTTGAAGTCACTTATGATATTATGTTTGAGGAAATCGAACAGTACGAGTATGTAAAAAGAACCAATTTTTTTACGAACAAAAATATCGCTCCTCTTTTAGGTATGACAGAAGAAGATATTTTACATATCGTTTTCTTCGATCAAGCAATGGCGATTAAAATTACAACAAAACGACAACTCCCATCCGGAAGTCCCGGAGAACGAGATGTTTACGGGGCACAAGCCTACCCTCCATTACTTACTATTGAAATATAA
- a CDS encoding sensor histidine kinase — MNDKKLLMIMIITVAIVSELKFYPFSDSFRVSLGTVVFFCFLLRIKTISPILSGFLTGGFIVLFRMVLEVTLFSSSIENAFMLHYPAFFYYVVFSLFYSLLNISSFYNRPLFIGLFGTLTEVLASVSEMIVRYAGVDKTIDILSMEQLFIIAFIRSFFMLGFYNMVIIREIRLEKENEEKRNNQMMLLISSLYEDTIQLKKTMKNTEVTTKLAYEFYQKLKEEQLPTLLYQQALKLAGLVHEIKKDNQRLYASLSKLMMKEKTEEYYTLEDIIQMIIRANHHYAQMLHKNIQFEKYVEPIKERYYPFTILSLLNNLVANSVESIEKEGAVSIIIKQTEDTIVFNVYDNGPGISKKRQNLIFEHGFTTKYDKEGNASTGIGLSFVQLLVEELNGSISFQSNPELRNTIFTISMPITSFKKEDTI, encoded by the coding sequence ATGAATGATAAAAAGTTGTTAATGATTATGATTATAACGGTTGCCATTGTGAGCGAATTAAAATTTTATCCTTTTTCTGATTCGTTTCGTGTTAGCCTTGGCACAGTCGTATTCTTTTGCTTTTTACTACGAATTAAAACGATTTCTCCCATTCTTTCAGGCTTTTTAACAGGGGGATTTATCGTCCTTTTCCGGATGGTACTAGAAGTAACCTTGTTTTCTTCTTCTATAGAAAACGCCTTTATGCTCCACTATCCTGCTTTTTTTTATTACGTCGTTTTTTCATTGTTTTATTCGTTATTAAACATTTCATCATTTTATAATCGTCCGCTGTTTATCGGTTTATTTGGTACATTGACAGAGGTACTTGCTAGCGTTAGCGAAATGATTGTTCGATATGCTGGAGTAGACAAAACGATTGATATATTATCGATGGAACAGTTATTTATCATTGCATTTATTCGTAGCTTTTTTATGCTCGGTTTTTATAATATGGTCATTATCCGAGAAATTCGTCTAGAAAAAGAAAATGAAGAAAAACGGAATAATCAAATGATGCTTCTTATTTCTTCTTTATATGAAGACACCATACAATTAAAAAAAACAATGAAAAATACAGAAGTTACGACAAAGTTAGCGTACGAATTTTACCAGAAATTAAAAGAGGAGCAACTTCCTACCCTTTTATATCAACAAGCTTTGAAGCTTGCTGGATTAGTACATGAAATCAAAAAAGATAACCAACGATTGTATGCCAGTCTATCAAAATTAATGATGAAAGAAAAAACAGAGGAATATTATACGTTAGAAGATATTATCCAAATGATTATTCGTGCCAATCATCATTACGCACAAATGCTACATAAAAACATTCAATTTGAAAAATATGTAGAACCGATAAAAGAACGGTATTATCCCTTTACTATCCTTTCTTTACTAAATAATCTCGTAGCAAATTCCGTAGAATCGATTGAAAAAGAAGGAGCGGTTTCAATCATCATCAAACAAACAGAAGATACAATCGTTTTTAATGTGTATGATAATGGACCAGGGATTTCTAAAAAGCGACAAAACCTTATCTTTGAACATGGCTTTACTACAAAATATGATAAAGAAGGGAACGCCTCAACAGGCATCGGATTGTCTTTTGTACAATTGTTGGTCGAAGAACTAAATGGGTCTATCTCCTTTCAATCGAATCCTGAATTAAGAAATACCATTTTTACCATTTCTATGCCGATTACATCATTTAAAAAGGAGGACACAATTTGA
- a CDS encoding tyrosine-protein phosphatase — MIDIHCHILYGIDDGAQTKEETLAMLKQAIEEGVHTIVATPHYDRHFSNRRQEIIPFVKEVNEWIEEQGLSIQVVPGQEIRIFADLMAELEKETGDLLTYVNGLKYALIEFPHHDVPDYAESILYELMIKGITPIIAHPERNKKIIENPDILFEFIQIGALSQVTTTSVTGGFGRKIQKFSIDLLQHNLAHFLASDAHNLTTRPFNIQQAIAHVDKHCGKQKTMELYENAEKMVNGQEVSVLRSSKIKRKKILGIF, encoded by the coding sequence ATGATAGATATCCATTGTCATATTTTATATGGGATTGACGATGGGGCACAGACGAAAGAAGAAACACTAGCGATGTTAAAACAAGCAATCGAGGAAGGAGTTCATACAATTGTTGCAACTCCGCATTACGATCGCCATTTCTCAAATCGTCGTCAAGAAATCATACCATTTGTGAAAGAAGTAAATGAATGGATAGAGGAACAAGGCTTATCGATTCAAGTTGTACCTGGACAAGAAATTCGTATTTTTGCTGATTTAATGGCTGAATTAGAAAAAGAAACAGGCGATTTGTTGACATATGTGAATGGACTAAAGTATGCATTAATAGAATTTCCACATCATGATGTACCAGATTATGCAGAAAGTATTTTATACGAATTAATGATTAAAGGTATTACGCCGATTATTGCTCATCCAGAACGAAATAAAAAAATTATTGAGAATCCTGACATTTTGTTTGAGTTTATTCAAATTGGTGCACTTTCTCAAGTCACTACAACAAGTGTGACGGGAGGTTTTGGTCGCAAAATCCAAAAGTTCTCCATTGACTTGTTGCAGCATAATTTAGCTCATTTTTTAGCTTCTGACGCGCATAATTTGACAACTAGACCATTTAATATTCAACAAGCAATCGCACATGTAGATAAACATTGTGGGAAACAAAAAACGATGGAATTGTATGAAAATGCTGAAAAAATGGTGAACGGGCAAGAAGTTTCAGTATTACGTAGTTCTAAAATTAAACGAAAAAAAATATTAGGCATTTTCTAA
- a CDS encoding cation:dicarboxylate symporter family transporter, which yields MRKFRISLAWQIVIGLILGIIVGAIFYGNPKVEVFLQPLGDIFIRLIKMIVVPIVISTLIVGIANVGDMKQLGKLGGKTILYFEIITTFAIILGLVIANIVQPGADVDKDQLQKTDIQSYVKTAEDQEQKGIMDTFIHIVPTNFFQSVAEGDMLAIIFFSVFFGLGVASIGEKGRPIITFLEGVSSAMFWVTNQIMKFAPIGVFGLIGVTISKFGISSLIPLGKLVITVYGAMIFFIIVVLGVVAKICKTSIFTMMTILKDEIILAYSTASSETVLPKIMEKMERFGVPKSITSFVVPTGYSFNLDGSTLYQAIAALFIAQMYGIEMSITSQITLILVLMVTAKGIAGVPGVSFVVLLATLGAVGIPLEGLAFIAGVDRILDMARTVVNVMGNSLATVVMAKWEGQFDTEKAEKYVAELKENRVVA from the coding sequence ATGCGAAAATTTCGTATTAGTCTTGCATGGCAAATTGTCATCGGACTTATTCTCGGTATTATAGTAGGGGCTATTTTTTACGGGAATCCAAAAGTAGAAGTTTTTCTTCAACCGCTTGGTGATATTTTTATTCGACTCATTAAAATGATTGTTGTGCCGATTGTTATTTCTACATTAATTGTCGGAATTGCAAATGTAGGAGATATGAAGCAACTCGGTAAATTAGGTGGAAAAACTATTTTATACTTCGAAATTATTACGACATTTGCGATTATTCTAGGTTTAGTCATTGCAAATATTGTTCAACCAGGTGCAGATGTTGATAAAGATCAATTGCAAAAAACAGACATTCAAAGCTATGTGAAAACTGCTGAGGACCAAGAACAAAAAGGAATTATGGATACTTTTATTCATATTGTACCAACGAACTTCTTTCAATCTGTTGCAGAAGGCGACATGCTTGCAATTATTTTCTTTTCCGTTTTCTTCGGATTAGGAGTTGCGTCTATTGGTGAAAAAGGTCGCCCTATTATTACATTTCTTGAAGGGGTTTCCTCTGCAATGTTTTGGGTGACTAATCAAATTATGAAATTTGCCCCGATTGGTGTGTTTGGGCTGATCGGAGTAACGATATCAAAATTTGGTATAAGTTCATTAATTCCTTTAGGGAAATTAGTGATAACAGTTTACGGGGCGATGATTTTTTTCATTATTGTTGTATTAGGTGTAGTTGCTAAGATATGTAAGACAAGCATTTTTACAATGATGACAATTTTAAAAGATGAAATAATTTTGGCATATTCTACAGCTAGTTCGGAAACTGTTTTACCAAAAATCATGGAAAAAATGGAGCGCTTCGGTGTTCCGAAATCCATTACTTCTTTTGTCGTTCCAACGGGATACTCATTTAATCTTGATGGTTCTACACTGTATCAAGCAATAGCAGCATTATTTATTGCTCAAATGTATGGGATTGAAATGTCCATTACATCACAAATAACATTAATTCTCGTATTAATGGTCACAGCAAAAGGGATTGCTGGTGTACCCGGTGTGTCGTTTGTTGTATTATTAGCAACGCTTGGAGCTGTCGGTATTCCACTTGAAGGCCTAGCATTTATTGCAGGAGTAGACCGTATTTTGGATATGGCTAGAACCGTTGTGAACGTGATGGGGAACTCACTTGCAACAGTCGTCATGGCAAAATGGGAAGGCCAGTTCGATACAGAGAAAGCAGAAAAGTATGTGGCAGAATTAAAGGAGAATAGAGTAGTGGCATAA
- a CDS encoding DUF47 domain-containing protein, protein MIFSSKKDVFFEQLLTISENVKKSSDFFFHYEIKNVADLKELSSVMKEYESRGDTYIHKLIVALNKTFITPIEREDILQLGVKMDDVLDGLEQCAAYFEMFSLTEIDDFMRKFLEHIHQSTIEITTALQLLSNKKLHDMRKHAIEIKDHESKCDDILRKSIKHLFVVEKDPIKVIQYKEIYEMLEGVADTCQDIANTIESIIMRNA, encoded by the coding sequence GTGATTTTTTCAAGTAAAAAAGATGTGTTTTTTGAACAATTATTAACTATTTCAGAAAACGTCAAAAAATCTTCTGATTTCTTTTTCCATTACGAAATCAAAAATGTGGCGGATTTAAAAGAACTATCTTCTGTAATGAAGGAGTATGAAAGTAGAGGAGATACATATATCCACAAACTAATTGTTGCATTAAATAAAACATTCATTACTCCAATAGAACGAGAAGATATTTTACAATTGGGTGTAAAGATGGATGATGTGTTAGATGGATTAGAGCAATGTGCTGCGTACTTTGAAATGTTTTCTCTAACGGAAATTGATGATTTTATGAGAAAGTTCTTAGAACACATTCACCAAAGTACCATTGAGATTACAACAGCTTTACAGTTACTATCAAATAAAAAATTACATGATATGCGGAAGCATGCGATTGAAATTAAAGATCATGAATCAAAATGTGACGATATTTTACGGAAGTCCATTAAGCACTTATTTGTAGTAGAAAAAGATCCGATTAAAGTCATTCAATATAAAGAGATTTATGAGATGCTTGAAGGGGTTGCAGATACATGTCAAGATATCGCAAATACGATTGAATCAATTATTATGCGAAATGCATAA
- a CDS encoding YveK family protein — protein sequence MEETISLKEIFETLKERFQLIVFITLFAVLVTGVVTYFFITPVYQASTQILINQSQDSNQPTLDVNQVRTNVELINTYSVIIKSPTILDKVNKELGLNMTSDELGAQLEVTSEQNSQVVNVVVNDTDPERAALIANTVAETFKNEISNIMNVNNVNILSKAKAGEDPSPVKPKPLLNMAIGLVVGLMLAIGLAFLLEYLDNTIKTEDDIMKNLEAPVLGVIAKMDN from the coding sequence ATGGAAGAAACTATTAGTTTGAAAGAAATTTTTGAAACGTTAAAAGAACGATTTCAATTAATTGTTTTTATTACGTTATTTGCAGTATTAGTAACGGGTGTAGTTACATACTTTTTTATCACACCTGTATATCAAGCTTCCACACAAATTTTAATTAATCAATCGCAAGATTCAAATCAACCGACATTAGATGTGAACCAAGTAAGAACAAATGTAGAATTAATTAATACATATAGTGTTATTATAAAAAGTCCTACGATTTTAGATAAGGTGAATAAGGAACTAGGATTAAATATGACATCGGATGAATTAGGAGCACAATTAGAAGTAACAAGCGAACAAAATTCACAAGTAGTAAATGTAGTAGTTAATGATACTGATCCCGAAAGAGCAGCATTAATTGCAAACACGGTAGCGGAAACATTTAAAAATGAAATTTCAAACATTATGAATGTGAATAATGTAAATATTTTATCAAAAGCCAAAGCCGGAGAAGATCCTTCACCAGTGAAGCCTAAACCGTTATTAAATATGGCAATTGGCTTAGTAGTTGGATTAATGTTAGCAATAGGATTAGCATTTTTATTAGAGTATTTAGATAATACAATTAAAACTGAAGATGATATTATGAAAAATTTAGAAGCGCCCGTTTTAGGGGTTATTGCAAAAATGGATAATTAA
- a CDS encoding transposase: protein MCYTQSVFSGRKIEALLKDILRMMWLAQGYEPSYRTINRFRVHPEVKELIRQCFVQFRCQLGTRKIDGTRSDFY, encoded by the coding sequence ATGTGCTATACGCAATCTGTTTTTTCAGGGCGTAAAATAGAAGCACTTTTAAAAGACATTCTTCGTATGATGTGGCTAGCTCAAGGTTATGAACCAAGCTATCGCACCATTAACCGTTTTCGTGTTCATCCTGAAGTAAAAGAATTAATTCGCCAGTGTTTCGTTCAATTTCGCTGCCAGCTTGGTACAAGAAAAATTGATGGAACAAGAAGCGATTTTTATTGA
- a CDS encoding CpsD/CapB family tyrosine-protein kinase: protein MKRKEKSTYIKKSRQLITQVEPKSPISEQYRAIRTSIDYSSVDEAIQTIMITSVNPSEGKSTTIANLAIVFAQQGKKVLLIDTDLRKPTVHYTFKVSNSSGIVQVLTKQLTKEDAIRETEIPNLYVLPSGPIPPNPAELLSSVTMEKFVEHLKEEFDMIFFDTPPLLAVADAQILANICDATALVVASGSTEIEGAMKAKEVLKNSSGKFLGVILNRKEMKSGEYYYYYGSKK from the coding sequence ATGAAACGAAAAGAAAAATCAACATACATAAAAAAATCTAGACAATTAATTACACAAGTCGAACCGAAATCACCGATTTCGGAACAATATCGAGCTATTCGAACAAGTATTGATTACTCATCAGTGGACGAAGCGATTCAAACAATAATGATTACATCTGTGAATCCATCAGAAGGAAAATCAACAACGATTGCAAATCTAGCGATTGTATTTGCACAACAAGGAAAAAAAGTTTTGTTAATTGATACAGACTTACGTAAACCAACAGTGCACTATACGTTCAAAGTTAGTAACTCTAGTGGAATTGTGCAAGTGTTAACCAAACAACTAACAAAAGAGGATGCAATTCGGGAAACAGAGATTCCTAATTTATACGTTTTACCTAGTGGACCAATTCCACCAAATCCAGCAGAATTATTAAGTTCTGTGACGATGGAAAAATTCGTAGAACATTTAAAAGAAGAGTTTGATATGATTTTTTTCGATACCCCTCCGTTGTTAGCTGTTGCAGATGCGCAAATTTTAGCTAACATTTGTGATGCTACAGCACTTGTAGTAGCAAGTGGGTCTACTGAAATAGAGGGTGCGATGAAAGCAAAAGAAGTATTAAAAAATTCATCTGGTAAATTTTTAGGTGTCATTTTAAACCGTAAAGAAATGAAATCAGGCGAATATTATTACTATTACGGAAGTAAAAAATAA
- a CDS encoding response regulator has product MRYFIIDDDPAIRAMLIEIIEEEDLGEVVGEAEDGSMVDSDFLTLKKVDIVLMDLLMPIQDGLETIKRLIPHFNGKFVMISQVETKELIGKAYVLGIEYYITKPLNRLEITGVLKKVKERMLLEKSLLGIQESLNLITKTKEPSYPKESSKQLLKAGNYLLSDLGMIAESGSKDLLDILEILYEQEQSSQYHFTFPTLKQLYDDLATLHLPIQATESELQKERKASEQRIRRAVYQGLSHVASLGLTDFLNPKFEAYASKFFDFPEVRKKMLELQGKTEHLQYRVNIKKFIQVLYIEAKHLIE; this is encoded by the coding sequence TTGAGGTACTTTATCATAGATGATGATCCCGCTATTCGCGCTATGTTGATTGAAATAATCGAAGAAGAAGACTTAGGTGAAGTAGTTGGGGAAGCAGAAGACGGTTCCATGGTGGATAGTGATTTTTTAACACTAAAAAAAGTTGATATTGTATTAATGGATCTTTTAATGCCTATTCAAGATGGCCTAGAAACAATAAAACGATTAATTCCTCATTTTAATGGAAAATTCGTGATGATTTCTCAAGTAGAAACAAAAGAATTGATTGGAAAAGCCTATGTACTCGGAATTGAGTATTATATTACTAAACCGTTAAATCGTCTAGAAATTACCGGGGTTTTAAAAAAGGTCAAGGAACGAATGCTCCTTGAAAAATCATTACTAGGCATTCAAGAATCGTTAAACTTAATTACAAAAACAAAAGAGCCGTCTTATCCAAAAGAATCCAGTAAGCAGCTTTTAAAAGCAGGTAACTATTTATTATCAGATTTAGGTATGATTGCCGAAAGCGGAAGTAAAGACTTATTAGATATATTAGAAATTTTATATGAACAAGAACAATCGTCCCAATATCATTTCACCTTCCCAACATTAAAACAATTATACGATGATCTAGCAACATTACACCTCCCAATTCAAGCAACCGAAAGTGAACTACAAAAAGAAAGAAAGGCAAGTGAACAGCGCATAAGGCGGGCTGTTTATCAAGGATTATCTCATGTTGCATCACTCGGACTTACAGATTTTTTAAATCCTAAGTTTGAAGCATATGCATCAAAATTTTTTGATTTTCCTGAAGTTCGTAAAAAAATGTTAGAACTCCAAGGAAAAACAGAACACCTCCAATATCGAGTAAATATCAAAAAATTTATTCAAGTCCTTTATATCGAAGCAAAACATTTAATTGAATAA
- a CDS encoding acyclic terpene utilization AtuA family protein has translation MSEVKRMTILSPQGMLGYSYPLDSLKNGLSYNPDVIAVDAGSTDGGPHRLGLGIGGVSRYATKKDLIPLVIAAKKRQIPLIIGSSGGSGRNSRVDWLKEIIDEIAAEEQFSLDVACIYSDIEKNWLKEKLKENKVVPCGPVQSLTTDIIDDSIVIVAQMGVEPIIEALKTKPDIIIAGRAYDPVLFAALPIMKGFDPGLALHLGKVLECGAIAASPGTAKDGMIGILYEDHFLVTPTNKKRACTPQSVAAHTLYEKSHPYYLPGPGGMLDLSKTSFIKEDEHTVCIRGSRFVPSEQYTVKAEGVKATGYRTVFIAGARDPLFIAQYDAIIEETKREIKQYFPAVKEQKATLFIKTYGLDGVLGSREFDRTVSKEIGIVAEVTAETQELADSIMAYFRSVLMHFDYPNRISTSGNLALPFSPPEFSGGKTFEFSIYHLITLDEKETMFPIFFERIGIDEKTEIE, from the coding sequence TTGAGCGAAGTAAAACGAATGACTATTTTATCTCCACAAGGAATGTTGGGATATAGTTATCCATTAGATTCATTAAAAAATGGTTTATCCTATAATCCAGATGTTATTGCAGTAGATGCCGGTTCAACAGATGGTGGCCCGCATCGATTAGGTTTAGGCATTGGTGGGGTTAGTAGGTACGCTACAAAAAAAGATTTAATCCCCCTAGTCATTGCCGCAAAAAAACGGCAGATTCCTTTAATCATCGGATCTAGTGGTGGTTCTGGACGAAATAGTCGCGTCGACTGGCTAAAAGAAATCATCGATGAAATTGCCGCCGAAGAACAATTCTCTCTAGATGTAGCTTGTATTTATAGTGATATAGAAAAAAACTGGTTAAAAGAGAAACTGAAAGAAAATAAAGTGGTCCCATGTGGTCCTGTCCAATCTTTAACGACCGATATTATCGATGATTCCATCGTTATTGTGGCACAAATGGGGGTAGAGCCAATTATTGAAGCCTTAAAAACAAAGCCAGACATCATTATTGCAGGACGTGCATACGATCCCGTATTATTTGCTGCTCTACCTATTATGAAAGGGTTCGATCCAGGTTTAGCATTGCATTTAGGAAAAGTGTTAGAGTGCGGTGCAATTGCAGCATCCCCTGGAACAGCGAAAGATGGAATGATTGGTATTTTATATGAAGACCATTTCCTTGTTACACCAACTAATAAAAAACGAGCATGTACTCCGCAGTCTGTTGCTGCACACACGCTTTATGAAAAATCACACCCTTACTATTTACCAGGACCAGGTGGAATGCTTGATTTAAGTAAAACTAGTTTTATAAAAGAAGATGAACATACAGTGTGCATACGAGGTAGTCGCTTTGTTCCTAGCGAACAATACACAGTAAAAGCAGAAGGAGTAAAAGCAACTGGGTACCGAACTGTTTTTATCGCTGGTGCACGTGATCCACTATTTATCGCACAATATGATGCCATCATAGAAGAAACAAAACGAGAAATCAAACAGTATTTCCCTGCTGTAAAGGAACAAAAAGCTACTTTATTTATTAAAACATATGGATTAGACGGAGTATTAGGAAGTCGTGAATTTGATAGAACCGTTTCTAAAGAAATTGGCATTGTTGCTGAGGTAACGGCTGAAACCCAGGAGTTAGCAGATAGTATTATGGCATATTTCCGTTCCGTCTTAATGCATTTCGATTATCCTAATCGAATTTCGACTTCTGGAAATTTAGCATTACCATTCTCTCCACCAGAATTTTCGGGTGGAAAAACATTTGAGTTTTCCATCTATCACTTAATTACACTAGATGAAAAAGAAACAATGTTTCCAATATTTTTCGAAAGGATTGGTATAGATGAAAAAACAGAAATTGAGTGA
- a CDS encoding ribonucleoside-diphosphate reductase subunit alpha, with the protein MTHFFTDHNLNEFLHFAFHDFPSLNKEKFIEEVNIQITPSLTEKEILQLMIRTAVEKTTMEETEWEWVSSRILLQALYAQYSTSSPYDNFFNHVSSLVQKGLYGDYLLEAYTEVAIDELGSYINPERDLLFRYSGLSLFTKRYLVRDFEGKLRELPQHRFMTIAMHLASKEKDNVYWAKQFYDVLSKLEITVATPTLAHAGRPFHQLSSCFIDTAEDSLWNIYHTDQSFAQVSKYGGGMGIYVGKLRARGSSIRGFKGVSAGIIPWIRNYNNTAVAVDQLGMRKGAVAIYCDIWHYDILEFLQLKTNNGDDRLKAHDIFPGVCIPDIFMEKVIQRENWYLFDPYEVEQEMGFRLEDCYDDDEEKTFTNRYLACVENERLRKKEIPAIDIMKMIMKSAFETGTPFIFYRDTVNRLNPNKHEGMIYCSNLCTEIMQNMRATEFISETLEDGVIVTKTKPGDFVVCNLSSINLGKVETEEDLKRILEVEIRMLDNVIDLNDYPVPQAKVTNQKYRAIGVGTSGYHHHLVKKKIAWESEEHLAYADQLYEKISYYAIQASNKLAREKGAYPLFNGSDWENGNYFTQRNYEDEKWTTLKEQVKKNGLRNAYIMAVAPTSSTSLIAGTTASIDPLFAKFFVEEKKDGLIPQAAPDLTPETTWYYKEAHTIDQFWSIKAAGRRQKHLDQAQSFNLYITPTISARDFLQYYIEAWKNGLKTIYYVRNRTVEIDECISCSS; encoded by the coding sequence ATGACACATTTTTTCACAGATCATAATTTGAATGAATTTTTACATTTTGCATTCCATGACTTTCCGTCTTTAAACAAAGAAAAATTTATAGAAGAAGTAAATATACAAATAACTCCTTCCTTAACAGAAAAAGAAATATTACAACTAATGATTCGCACAGCTGTTGAAAAAACAACGATGGAAGAAACCGAATGGGAATGGGTTAGTTCCCGAATCTTGCTACAAGCACTTTATGCCCAATATTCTACTTCCTCCCCTTATGACAACTTTTTTAATCATGTATCCTCGTTAGTTCAAAAGGGATTGTATGGAGATTACTTATTAGAAGCATATACAGAGGTTGCAATCGACGAACTTGGTTCTTACATAAATCCAGAACGGGATCTGCTGTTCCGCTACAGTGGACTTTCTTTATTCACAAAACGTTATCTCGTTCGTGATTTTGAAGGAAAACTAAGGGAATTGCCTCAACATCGTTTCATGACGATTGCCATGCATTTAGCTTCTAAAGAAAAGGACAACGTGTACTGGGCAAAACAATTTTATGATGTGTTATCAAAACTGGAAATTACCGTCGCAACTCCAACACTTGCTCATGCTGGTCGTCCTTTTCATCAACTTTCTAGCTGTTTTATTGACACAGCTGAAGATAGTTTGTGGAACATTTATCATACCGACCAGTCTTTTGCTCAAGTTTCCAAGTATGGTGGAGGCATGGGAATTTATGTAGGAAAATTACGTGCTCGTGGCTCTAGTATTCGTGGATTTAAGGGAGTAAGCGCTGGGATTATTCCTTGGATTCGTAACTATAACAATACAGCCGTTGCCGTCGATCAATTAGGAATGCGCAAAGGTGCTGTTGCAATCTATTGCGATATTTGGCATTATGATATTTTAGAATTTTTACAATTAAAGACAAATAATGGCGATGATCGTTTAAAAGCTCACGATATTTTTCCTGGTGTATGTATTCCAGACATCTTTATGGAAAAAGTGATCCAACGAGAAAATTGGTATTTATTTGACCCATATGAAGTAGAACAAGAAATGGGCTTTCGTTTAGAAGATTGTTACGATGATGACGAAGAAAAAACATTTACAAATCGTTATTTAGCCTGTGTGGAAAATGAACGATTACGAAAAAAAGAAATCCCTGCTATCGACATTATGAAAATGATTATGAAAAGTGCCTTTGAAACAGGTACACCTTTCATCTTTTATCGTGACACCGTTAACCGATTAAATCCAAATAAACATGAAGGCATGATTTATTGTTCTAACCTATGTACAGAAATTATGCAAAATATGCGTGCAACAGAATTTATTTCGGAAACATTAGAAGATGGTGTCATTGTGACAAAAACAAAACCAGGTGATTTTGTTGTTTGTAACTTATCCTCTATTAACCTTGGGAAAGTAGAAACAGAAGAAGATTTAAAACGAATTTTAGAAGTAGAAATACGAATGCTTGATAATGTGATTGATTTGAACGATTATCCTGTCCCACAAGCAAAAGTGACCAATCAAAAGTATCGTGCCATTGGGGTTGGAACAAGTGGATACCATCATCATTTAGTGAAAAAGAAAATTGCTTGGGAATCCGAAGAACATCTAGCATATGCAGATCAACTTTATGAAAAAATTTCATATTATGCCATTCAGGCATCAAATAAACTAGCTCGTGAAAAAGGAGCATATCCTTTATTCAACGGAAGTGATTGGGAAAATGGGAACTATTTTACCCAAAGAAATTACGAGGATGAAAAGTGGACAACCTTAAAAGAACAAGTTAAAAAGAACGGATTGCGTAATGCCTATATCATGGCTGTAGCTCCTACCTCTTCTACTTCCTTAATCGCAGGAACAACTGCAAGTATTGACCCATTATTTGCAAAATTTTTCGTAGAAGAGAAAAAAGATGGATTAATTCCTCAAGCTGCACCAGATTTAACACCTGAAACAACATGGTATTACAAAGAAGCACATACCATTGACCAATTTTGGTCAATCAAAGCCGCTGGTCGTCGCCAAAAACATCTGGATCAAGCACAAAGTTTTAACTTATACATTACACCTACGATTTCTGCACGGGATTTTCTTCAATATTATATCGAAGCATGGAAAAATGGGCTTAAAACAATTTATTATGTCCGAAATCGCACGG